From the genome of Carassius gibelio isolate Cgi1373 ecotype wild population from Czech Republic chromosome B10, carGib1.2-hapl.c, whole genome shotgun sequence, one region includes:
- the mrpl49 gene encoding mitochondrial ribosomal protein L49 gives MNPPCPSGLSEAREMSASVGSMSLTVCRAARVAYRAFNPATRSLNTGTCLRTERTPAEGSRGFVESTEEFRFVERLVPPSRIPAPPKHEGPAPSGWTPPSATPPSLPYMIRRSRMHNVPVYSDIKHGNQHSTLLRKIEGDIWALNQDVKEFLLGLTGKEPPTQVNEVTGTIRIKGQFDKELKDWLLKKGF, from the exons ATGAATCCCCCATGTCCTTCCGGTCTCTCAGAGGCAAGAGAAATGTCCGCCTCCGTCGGAAGCATGTCATTGACAGTCTGCCGAGCTGCGAGGGTTGCTTACAGAGCTTTTAATCCAGCCACACGTTCACTGAATACTGGAACTTGTTTAAGA acaGAAAGAACCCCTGCTGAAGGATCAAGGGGCTTCGTTGAATCCACAGAGGAGTTCAGGTTCGTGGAGAGACTGGTTCCTCCTTCACGCATCCCAGCTCCTCCTAAACATGAAGGCCCTGCTCCGTCAGGATGGACCCCACCATCAG cTACGCCACCTTCACTGCCTTACATGATCCGTCGCTCCAGAATGCACAATGTGCCAGTGTACTCGGACATCAAGCATGGCAACCAGCACAGCACTCTGCTCAGAAAGATTGAGGGAGACATCTGG GCCCTGAATCAGGATGTTAAGGAATTCCTGCTGGGGCTTACAGGCAAAGAGCCTCCAACACAAGTCAATGAAGTAACCGGGACCATCAGGATCAAAGGGCAGTTTGATAAAGAACTGAAGGACTGGCTATTGAAGAAGGGGTTTTAA
- the faub gene encoding FAU ubiquitin like and ribosomal protein S30 fusion b yields the protein MQLFVRGQTLHSIHLNGSETVAQIKAQIEALEGLACDDQIISLCGVPLEDQTLICQSGIEDFNTLEVTSRLLGGKVHGSLARAGKVRGQTPKVDKQEKKKKKTGRAKRRIQYNRRFVNVVPTFGKKKGPNANS from the exons ATGCAGTTGTTTGTTCGTGGCCAGACTCTGCACTCTATTCATTTGAATGGCTCAGAGACTGTTGCCCAAATCAAG gCTCAGATTGAAGCTTTGGAGGGCCTGGCGTGTGATGATCAGATCATTTCTCTCTGTGGGGTTCCTCTGGAGGATCAGACTCTGATCTGTCAGTCTGGGATCGAGGACTTCAACACTCTCGAGGTCACATCGAGGCTCTTAGGAG GCAAAGTCCATGGTTCCCTGGCAAGAGCAGGCAAAGTCAGAGGACAAACTCCCAAA GTGGACAAGcaggagaagaaaaagaaaaagaccgGCAGAGCAAAAAGAAGAATTCAGTATAACCGACGCTTTGTCAATGTTGTCCCAACGTTCGGCAAAAAGAAAGGGCCAAATGCTAACTCATAA
- the LOC127966729 gene encoding ubiquinol-cytochrome-c reductase complex assembly factor 3 has translation MSGMRTALASIGVFGLVGVGYGMWAIISPGEDRKREMLKNLPEANPVRMEETRKRNALVLQALKDAAETNENIARGYGGQK, from the exons ATGAGCGGGATGAGGACCGCCCTGGCCTCGATCGGGGTGTTTGGGCTTGTTGGTGTAGGCTACGGCATGTGGGCCATCATTTCACCTGGAGAGGACAGGAAAAGGGAAATGTTAAAG AATCTGCCAGAGGCCAACCCCGTCCGGATGGAGGAGACCAGAAAGAGGAACGCCCTCGTGCTTCAGGCTCTGAAGGATGCTGCAGAGACGAATGAAAACATTGCACGCGGATACGGTGGCCAGAAATGA
- the dmac1 gene encoding distal membrane-arm assembly complex protein 1 — MSNPEQPSPVAPHATVKPLFGGCWSCRLLSGGALLVSGGYVGMHARRAVRHGGPASMGTVLQMMFAAGLAAWGIVVIFDPVGKKTRTA; from the exons ATGTCAAACCCGGAGCAGCCGAGTCCGGTCGCACCACACGCGACGGTGAAGCCGCTGTTTGGGGGCTGCTGGAGCTGTCGACTCCTCTCGGGCGGTGCGCTGCTGGTTTCAGGGGGGTACGTGGGCATGCACGCGCGGAGAGCCGTACGTCACGGCGGACCCGCTTCTATGGGCACCGTGCTTCAGATGATGTTTGCTGCAG GTTTGGCAGCCTGGGGCATCGTGGTGATCTTTGATCCAGTGGGGAAGAAGACAAGAACAGCATAG
- the cnih2 gene encoding protein cornichon homolog 2, whose product MAFTFAAFCYMLTLVLCAALIFFVIWQIIAFDELRTDFKNPIDQSNPTRARERILNIERICNLLRRLVVPEYSIHGLFCLMFMCAGEWVTLGLNIPLLLYHLWRFFHRPADGSEVMYDPVSVMNADILNYCQKESWCKLGFYLLSFFYYLYSMVYALVSF is encoded by the exons ATGGCCTTCACCTTTGCGGCCTTTTGCTACATGTTAACACTCGTGTTGTGCGCTGCCCTCATCTTCTTCGTCATCTGGCAG ATTATTGCTTTTGATGAGCTGCGCACTGACTTCAAAAATCCCATCGACCAGAGCAACCCCACCAGAGCG AGGGAAAGAATATTGAACATTGAGAGAATTTGCAACCTCCTTCGAAGG ctGGTGGTTCCTGAGTATTCCATCCACGGGCTGTTCTGTCTGATGTTCATGTGTGCAGGGGAGTGGGTGACTCTGGGCCTTAACATCCCTCTGCTCCTCTATCACCTCTGGAG GTTTTTCCACCGTCCTGCAGATGGGTCCGAGGTTATGTATGATCCAGTGAGTGTGATGAATGCAGACATTCTGAATTACTGCCAAAAAGAGTCCTGGTGCAAACTAGGCTTCTACCTTCTCTCCTTTTTCTACTATTTGTACAG TATGGTGTATGCTTTGGTCAGCTTCTAA